In Primulina huaijiensis isolate GDHJ02 chromosome 16, ASM1229523v2, whole genome shotgun sequence, a single genomic region encodes these proteins:
- the LOC140961453 gene encoding serine/threonine-protein kinase ATG1c isoform X1, whose product MAQSARGSAGRYYTVGDYQVGKQIGAGSFSTVWHARHRVNGTEVAIKEIITARLNSKLQESLKSEIFILKRINHPNIIHLHDMIEESGKMYIILEYCKGGDLSMFIQRRQGRIPEATAKHFMQQLAEGLKVLRECSLIHRDLKPQNLLLSTNEDNSVLKIADFGFARSLQPRGLAETLCGSPLYMAPEIMQLQKYDAKADLWSVGAILFQLVTGKTPFTGTNQIQLLQNIIKSTELQFPPEANNLNPHCIDLCKKLLRRNPVERLTFEEFFNHPYLSQRETDESFSQPQRVTACLPVAERNAEGNTLEDCLPFSLDGDSGGPDQGPSFTRPSIKPIHGFSLNSKPGQREISNLQNRTDLPSKYISVPQQTEILSSSLGSQRLSEGNLKESLDLGLLDNHPKVMDSLESIDRDYVFVSGPPMDLSSSGRASMPTQLPFKTEGPSPESGNVTSSTSAPVPINASEIGRVGYIRNLDNRMSTAGTSQGSMDVADTSEQSSTHCTTRINSLKCCASAITELVNEKIGGGKKLEAFSIQLVILAIWKQALHVCHTHAASAIEGSPSKETKKLENLSKMRHSPDTQECLDMSNSNRPDDICAQIEQAFLGELRMAEELAEVVKPGNMEMPDAMELIYQSALALGKRGAVEEYMGNIENAVAIYSKAVDLLVFLLAEAPCLILNPPFSLTNTDRYRIQSYVDVLNHRHSISQSQKLVLFKSENQPHLLETGDDT is encoded by the exons ATGGCTCAATCGGCGAGGGGTAGCGCTGGGAGGTATTACACGGTAGGGGATTACCAGGTGGGTAAACAGATAGGCGCGGGGTCGTTCTCCACGGTGTGGCACGCTCGCCACCGGGTGAACGGGACTGAAGTCGCGATTAAAGAAATCATCACCGCTAGATTGAACTCCAAACTTCAAGAGAGCCTCAAGTCCGAGATTTTCATCCTCAAGAGGATTAATCACCCTAACATCATCCACTTACACGACATGATCGAG GAATCCGGAAAGATGTATATTATTTTGGAGTACTGCAAAGGAGGAGACCTTTCAATGTTTATTCAAAGACGCCAAGGAAGGATCCCCGAAGCAACTGCAAAGCACTTTATGCAGCAACTAG CGGAGGGTCTGAAAGTTCTTCGTGAATGCAGCCTCATACATCGGGATTTAAAACCCCAG AATCTCCTCTTGTCCACAAATGAAGACAACAGTGTCTTGAAGATTGCTGATTTTGGCTTTGCAAG ATCTCTTCAACCTAGAGGTCTTGCGGAAACCCTGTGCGGTTCACCTTTATACATGGCTCCAGAGATAATGCAGCTTCAGAAGTATGATGCCAAG GCAGATCTCTGGAGTGTTGGTGCAATTCTATTTCAACTTGTCACTGGGAAAACTCCTTTCACGGGAACCAATCAGATACAG CTGCTCCAGAACATCATAAAATCAACTGAATTGCAATTTCCTCCTGAGGCAAATAATTTGAATCCTCACTGCATTGATTTGTGCAAGAAACTGCTGAGGCGAAATCCAG TGGAGCGATTGACATTTGAAGAATTTTTCAACCATCCCTATCTTTCTCAAAGGGAGACTGATGAATCGTTCAG TCAACCACAAAGAGTAACCGCTTGTCTCCCTGTTGCTGAGAGGAATGCGGAAGGAAACACACTAGAAGATTGCTTACCCTTCAGTTTAGATGGTGATTCCGGTGGCCCTGATCAAGGTCCATCGTTCACGAGACCTTCCATAAAACCCATACATGGGTTTTCTCTCAATTCAAAACCTGGTCAGAGGGAAATTTCTAATCTCCAAAATAGAACAGATTTGCCTTCCAAGTATATCAGTGTCCCACAACAAACAGAAATTTTGAGTTCCAGTCTTGGCAGCCAGCGACTTTCAGAAGGAAACTTGAAAGAATCTCTAGATCTTGGATTACTAGATAACCATCCAAAAG TCATGGATTCATTGGAGTCAATCGACCGGGATTATGTATTTGTGTCGGGCCCTCCAATGGACCTATCGTCTTCAGGACGTGCTTCCATGCCAACTCAGCTGCCATTTAAAACTGAGGGTCCGTCTCCTGAATCTGGAAATGTGACTTCCTCAACAAGTGCTCCAGTGCCAATAAATGCTTCAGAAATTGGTAGAGTTGGGTACATCAGAAATCTAGATAATCGGATGTCCACCGCTGGCACTTCACAAGGATCAATGGATGTAGCAGACACTTCAGAGCAGTCGTCAACTCATTGCACAACTAGGATCAATTCATTGAAATGTTGTGCATCTGCCATCACCGAGTTAGTAAATGAGAAG ATTGGAGGAGGGAAGAAGTTGGAAGCATTTTCAATTCAGCTTGTAATTCTTGCCATATGGAAGCAAGCATTGCATGTTTGTCATACTCATGCAGCTTCTGCTATTGAAGGAAGTCCAAGCAAAGAGACCAAAAAACTCGAAAACCTCTCTAAGATGCGGCATAGTCCAGATACGCAAGAGTGTCTCGATATGAGTAACAGCAACAGGCCAGATGATATCTGTGCTCAGATAGAGCAAGCATTTCTCGGGGAACTTCGGATGGCCGAGGAACTTGCAGAAGTGGTTAAGCCTG GTAATATGGAGATGCCAGATGCAATGGAGCTCATTTATCAGTCTGCCCTTGCCTTGGGCAAACGTGGAGCA GTTGAGGAATATATGGGCAATATAGAGAATGCTGTGGCTATCTACTCAAAAGCAGTGGATTTACTTGTATTCCTTCTAGCAGAAGCACCTTGCCTCATTTTGAATCCTCCATTTTCTCTCACAAACACAGATAGATATCGTATACAAAGTTACGTTGATGTCCTCAACCACAGGCATAGCATTTCACAGTCTCAAAAATTGGTACTTTTCAAGTCCGAGAATCAGCCACACCTATTGGAAACTGGTGATgatacatga
- the LOC140961453 gene encoding serine/threonine-protein kinase ATG1c isoform X2 gives MAQSARGSAGRYYTVGDYQVGKQIGAGSFSTVWHARHRVNGTEVAIKEIITARLNSKLQESLKSEIFILKRINHPNIIHLHDMIEESGKMYIILEYCKGGDLSMFIQRRQGRIPEATAKHFMQQLAEGLKVLRECSLIHRDLKPQNLLLSTNEDNSVLKIADFGFARSLQPRGLAETLCGSPLYMAPEIMQLQKYDAKADLWSVGAILFQLVTGKTPFTGTNQIQLLQNIIKSTELQFPPEANNLNPHCIDLCKKLLRRNPVERLTFEEFFNHPYLSQRETDESFRNAEGNTLEDCLPFSLDGDSGGPDQGPSFTRPSIKPIHGFSLNSKPGQREISNLQNRTDLPSKYISVPQQTEILSSSLGSQRLSEGNLKESLDLGLLDNHPKVMDSLESIDRDYVFVSGPPMDLSSSGRASMPTQLPFKTEGPSPESGNVTSSTSAPVPINASEIGRVGYIRNLDNRMSTAGTSQGSMDVADTSEQSSTHCTTRINSLKCCASAITELVNEKIGGGKKLEAFSIQLVILAIWKQALHVCHTHAASAIEGSPSKETKKLENLSKMRHSPDTQECLDMSNSNRPDDICAQIEQAFLGELRMAEELAEVVKPGNMEMPDAMELIYQSALALGKRGAVEEYMGNIENAVAIYSKAVDLLVFLLAEAPCLILNPPFSLTNTDRYRIQSYVDVLNHRHSISQSQKLVLFKSENQPHLLETGDDT, from the exons ATGGCTCAATCGGCGAGGGGTAGCGCTGGGAGGTATTACACGGTAGGGGATTACCAGGTGGGTAAACAGATAGGCGCGGGGTCGTTCTCCACGGTGTGGCACGCTCGCCACCGGGTGAACGGGACTGAAGTCGCGATTAAAGAAATCATCACCGCTAGATTGAACTCCAAACTTCAAGAGAGCCTCAAGTCCGAGATTTTCATCCTCAAGAGGATTAATCACCCTAACATCATCCACTTACACGACATGATCGAG GAATCCGGAAAGATGTATATTATTTTGGAGTACTGCAAAGGAGGAGACCTTTCAATGTTTATTCAAAGACGCCAAGGAAGGATCCCCGAAGCAACTGCAAAGCACTTTATGCAGCAACTAG CGGAGGGTCTGAAAGTTCTTCGTGAATGCAGCCTCATACATCGGGATTTAAAACCCCAG AATCTCCTCTTGTCCACAAATGAAGACAACAGTGTCTTGAAGATTGCTGATTTTGGCTTTGCAAG ATCTCTTCAACCTAGAGGTCTTGCGGAAACCCTGTGCGGTTCACCTTTATACATGGCTCCAGAGATAATGCAGCTTCAGAAGTATGATGCCAAG GCAGATCTCTGGAGTGTTGGTGCAATTCTATTTCAACTTGTCACTGGGAAAACTCCTTTCACGGGAACCAATCAGATACAG CTGCTCCAGAACATCATAAAATCAACTGAATTGCAATTTCCTCCTGAGGCAAATAATTTGAATCCTCACTGCATTGATTTGTGCAAGAAACTGCTGAGGCGAAATCCAG TGGAGCGATTGACATTTGAAGAATTTTTCAACCATCCCTATCTTTCTCAAAGGGAGACTGATGAATCGTTCAG GAATGCGGAAGGAAACACACTAGAAGATTGCTTACCCTTCAGTTTAGATGGTGATTCCGGTGGCCCTGATCAAGGTCCATCGTTCACGAGACCTTCCATAAAACCCATACATGGGTTTTCTCTCAATTCAAAACCTGGTCAGAGGGAAATTTCTAATCTCCAAAATAGAACAGATTTGCCTTCCAAGTATATCAGTGTCCCACAACAAACAGAAATTTTGAGTTCCAGTCTTGGCAGCCAGCGACTTTCAGAAGGAAACTTGAAAGAATCTCTAGATCTTGGATTACTAGATAACCATCCAAAAG TCATGGATTCATTGGAGTCAATCGACCGGGATTATGTATTTGTGTCGGGCCCTCCAATGGACCTATCGTCTTCAGGACGTGCTTCCATGCCAACTCAGCTGCCATTTAAAACTGAGGGTCCGTCTCCTGAATCTGGAAATGTGACTTCCTCAACAAGTGCTCCAGTGCCAATAAATGCTTCAGAAATTGGTAGAGTTGGGTACATCAGAAATCTAGATAATCGGATGTCCACCGCTGGCACTTCACAAGGATCAATGGATGTAGCAGACACTTCAGAGCAGTCGTCAACTCATTGCACAACTAGGATCAATTCATTGAAATGTTGTGCATCTGCCATCACCGAGTTAGTAAATGAGAAG ATTGGAGGAGGGAAGAAGTTGGAAGCATTTTCAATTCAGCTTGTAATTCTTGCCATATGGAAGCAAGCATTGCATGTTTGTCATACTCATGCAGCTTCTGCTATTGAAGGAAGTCCAAGCAAAGAGACCAAAAAACTCGAAAACCTCTCTAAGATGCGGCATAGTCCAGATACGCAAGAGTGTCTCGATATGAGTAACAGCAACAGGCCAGATGATATCTGTGCTCAGATAGAGCAAGCATTTCTCGGGGAACTTCGGATGGCCGAGGAACTTGCAGAAGTGGTTAAGCCTG GTAATATGGAGATGCCAGATGCAATGGAGCTCATTTATCAGTCTGCCCTTGCCTTGGGCAAACGTGGAGCA GTTGAGGAATATATGGGCAATATAGAGAATGCTGTGGCTATCTACTCAAAAGCAGTGGATTTACTTGTATTCCTTCTAGCAGAAGCACCTTGCCTCATTTTGAATCCTCCATTTTCTCTCACAAACACAGATAGATATCGTATACAAAGTTACGTTGATGTCCTCAACCACAGGCATAGCATTTCACAGTCTCAAAAATTGGTACTTTTCAAGTCCGAGAATCAGCCACACCTATTGGAAACTGGTGATgatacatga